CATGACCTTCACGAACTGGTCGAGGTAGGCCTCGAAGTTGTCGAGGACCTCCTGGCCTTTCTCGCTGCCCGTGTAGCGGACGTGGTTCTCGATCATCCGCTTGATCATCTGGACGTCTCGTTCGCTCTCGACGGCCTCCAGACTGACCATGTCCTTGTTGACGTTGTCCTCGAAGTCATCAGACTCGTCGAGGACGTAGGCTTCGCCGCCGGACATGCCGGCTCCGAAGTTCTTGCCCGTGTCGCCGAGGATGACCGCAATCCCGCCGGTCATGTACTCACAGCCGTGGTCGCCCACGCCTTCGACGACCGTTTTCACGCCGGAATTGCGGACCGCGAAGCGCTCGCCACCCTGGCCGTTGAAGTACGCCTCACCGTCGGTCGCGCCGTAGAGGGCAACGTTGCCGATGAGGATGTTCTCGTCGGCTTCGTAGCTCGCGTCCTCCGGGGTTTCGACGACGAGTTTGCCGCCCGAGAGCCCCTTGCCGCAGTAGTCGTTGGCGTCGCCTTCCAGGTGCATCGTGATCCCGTTGGTGAGGAACGCACCGAAGGACTGGCCGCCCGTGCCCTCGACATCGATGTCGATGGTGTCCTCGGGCAGGCCATCTTCGCCGTGGTTCTTCGAGACTTCCGAGGCGAGCATCGCGCCCAGGGTCCGGTCCTCGTTGCCGGCCCGCAGATCGATCGAGACGCCCTCGCCGTTTTCGATGGCGGGCTCGGCCTCGGCGAGCAGTTCCTGGTCGAGTTTCTCGTCCAGGCCGTGGTTCTGCTCGGTCGTCTTCTGCAGGTCGTCGCCCGTCGGCTCCCAGAGGAGTTCCGAGAGGTCGACGTGCTTGGCCTTGGGATGCTCGATGTCTTTCTGTTCGAGCAGGTCGACCCGGCCGATCGCTTCCTCGATGGACTCGAAGCCGAGTTCGGCCAGATATTCCCGGACCTCCTGAGCCATGTGGCGCATGTAGTTGGCGACGTACTCGGGGTCGCCGGGGAACCGCTCCCGCAGGTCCTCGTCCTGCGTCGCGACGCCGACCGAACAGGTGTTGTTGTGACACTGCCGTAGCATAAGACAGCCACAGGTGATGAGCGGCGCAGTACCAAATCCGTACTCCTCGGCTCCGAGCAGGGCGCCGACCAGCACGTCGCGGCCGGTCTTCATGCCGCCGTCGACACGGACCTTGATCCGCGAGCGCAGCCCGTTCTCGACGAGCACCTGCTGGGCCTCGGCCAGCCCGAGCTCCCACGGCAGGCCCGCGTTCTTGATCGACGTCTGTGGGGAGGCCCCGGTCCCGCCGGACGCGCCCGAGATGAGGACCGAGTCGGCCTTGCCTTTCGAGACGCCGGCCGCGATGACGCCCACGCCCGCCTCGGAGACGAGTTTGACGTGGACGCCAGCGTCCTTGTTCGAACATTTGAGGTCGTGGATGAGCTGGGCCAGATCCTCGATCGAGTAGATGTCGTGGTGTGGCGGCGGCGAGATCAGCGGCACACCCGGCGTCGTCGAGCGGGTGTCGGCGATAATCTCGTTGACCTTCTCACCGGGGAGATGGCCACCTTCACCGGGTTTCGATCCCTGGGCCATCTTGATCTCCAGCATCTCGGCGTTGGCGAGGTAGTAGCTCGTCACTCCGAAGCGGCCCGAAGCGACCTGTTTGTTCGCACATTCGCGTTCGGTGCCGAACCGTTCGACGGGTTCACCACCTTCGCCCGTGCCCGCGAAGCCGCCGACGCGGTTCATCCCCGCGGCGAGGGTCTCGTGGGCTTCCTTGCTGAGCGAGCCGAACGACATCGACCCCGAGAAGAAGCGCTGGGTGATCTCCTCGACCGGCTGGACCTCCTCGATGGGGATCGATTCGCGCTCCTCGGTGTCGAAGTCCAGCAGCCCGCGGAGGGTCTGCAGGCGCTCCTCTTGGTCGTTGATCATCGAGGCGAACTCCTTGTAGGCCTCGTAATCGTCGTTCTGGGTGGCGTCCTGAAGCGTGCCGATCGTGCTCGGGTTCCACTGGTGGAACTCGCCGTCACGGCGCCAGTTGAGTTCGCCACCCTGATCGAGGTGGAGCGAGCCGCTGATCTGGGCCTCGAAGCCGTACTCGTGGCGTTCGAGCACGTCGTGTTCGAGTTCTTCGAGACCGATCCCTTCGGTGCGGTTCTCGGTCCCGCGGAAGTACTCCTCGACGAAGTCCGAATCGAGACCGACCGCCTCGAAGATCTGGGCACCTTTGTACGATTCCAGCGTGGAGATACCCATCTTGGACATGACCTTCTGGATCCCGTCCTCGATGGCGTGGCGGTAGTGTTCGAGGGCGTCGTCAATCTCTTCGTCGACGATGTCCTCGTGGACGAGGTTCTCGATGGTCTCGTAGGCCAGGTACGGCGTCACGGCGTCGGCACCGTAGCCGACGAGCGTACAGAAGTGATGGACCGCACAGGGCTGGCCGCTCTCGACGACCAATCCCGTGCGCGTGCGCAGGCCCTCGCGAACGAGGTGGTGGTGGACGCCCCCCGTCGCAAGCAGGCTCGGGATCGGAACGCGATCCGGGCCCGTGTTGCGGTCCGAGAGGACGAGCATCTCGGTGCCGTTTTCGACGGCAGCGGCGGCTTCCTCGCGTATCTCGTCGACGGCGGTTTCGAGGTCCGTGCCCTTCTCGTAGGTGATGTCGATCGTCTCGGCAGTGATGCCGTTTCGGTCGATATCGGTGACTTTCGCCTGCTGCTGACGGGTGAGGATCGGCGATTCGAGGTAGAGCTGTCGGCAGTGCTCGGGCGTCTCCCCGAGCAGGTTGCGCTGGTGGCCGACGTGCTGTTCGAGCGACGTGACCGTTTCCTCGCGGATGTAGTCGATCGGCGGGTTCGAGACCTGCGCGAACAGCTGCTTGAAGTAGGTAAACAGCGTCTTGTTCCGGCTCGACAGGACAGCCAGCGGCGTGTCGTTACCCATCGCCCCCACGGGGTCCTTGCCCTTCTCGGCCATCGGCTCGACCAGGCGCTCGACGTGATCGAGCGTGTATCCGAACGCGCGCTGGTAGGCCGTGATCTCGTCGTCGACGTAGGTGGGCGTCTCCTCGGTGCCGCCGTCGAGGTCTTCGAGATGGACCTCGTGTTCGTCGAGCCACTCGCCGTACTTCTCGTCGGTCAGTCGGTCGAAGATATCGTCGTCCGAGACGATGCCGCCCTCGTCGGGGTCGGCGTAGAACATCTGTCCCGGCTGGAGGCGATCTTTGTGGACGACGTTGTCTTCCTCGACTTCCAGCGCCCCCGTCTCGCTGGCCATCACGAGTCGGTCGTCCTCGGTGACGACGTACCGGCAGGGTCGCAGGCCGTTGCGGTCCAGCACTGCGCCGACTTTGTAGCCGTCGGTGTAGGCGATCAGCGCCGGGCCGTCCCAGGGCTCGTTGATCGTCGAGTGGTAGCGATACCAGTCCTCGCGGTCTGCCGAGAGCTGGTCGTCCTGCTCCCAGGCTTCCGGGACGAGCATCCGGAGGGCGTGAGGCATCGAGCGCCCACCTTCCACGAGGAGTTCGAGGACGTTGTCGACGACCGCGGTGTCGGACTGGTCCTCGTCGGTGATCGGTTTGAGTTTATCAATTTCGTCGCCAAATTCCGGACTCTCCAGTTCGGCTTCGCGGGCCTGCATCCAGTTGAGGTTCCCCCGCAGAGTGTTGATCTCGCCGTTGTGGATGATGTTCCGGTAGGGGTGGGCGAGTTCCCACGCGCCGAGCGTGTTCGTCGAGAACCGCGAGTGGACGAACGCCAGTCGGGAGACGACCCGTTCGTCGCCGAGTTCCGGGTAGTATTCCCGAACCTGTGCGTTGGTGAGCAGCCCCTTGTAGACGGTCTTCCGGCGGTCGAGAGAGCAGATGTAGAAGCGATCGCTGCCGGCCGGCCGCTGGTCTTCGACGCGGTTCTCGATAACCCGGCGCAGGATGTAGAGACCGGAGTCGATCTCCTCGGCTTCGAGGTCAGCCTGTGGCTCGACGAAGAACTGCTTGACGTCCGGTTCGGTGGCGCGTGCGGTCTCCCCCAGACTCTCGTTGTTCGTCGGGACGTCTCGCCACGCGGTGACGTCGAATCCTTCCTCGTCGGCGGCCTCCTCGATCAGGTCCCGGAGTTCCTCGCTCGGTTCGTCCTTCGGGAAGAAGACGACGCCGACACCGTAGTCGTCGAACTCGCCCAGTCCGTCGACCTCGTCGGTGAAGAAGTCGTGTGGCTTCTGGATCAATATCCCGGCGCCGTCGCCGGTGTTCGGTTCCGCTCCGCGGGCTCCCCGGTGATCGAGATTCTCGAGGAGGTCGAGTCCGTCCTCGATGATCTCGTGCTCGCGATCCCCCGAGAGATCGAGGACGACCCCGACCCCGCAGTTGGCCTTCTGACCTGATGGGTCGTACAGCCCGTTTTCAGTCGCTCCATCTACTGTGCGCTTCATCTGTGTATACGTGTGGAAATTGGAGGCATAAATCAAACGATATCCATGGTAGTCTCCGGCAAGACGCTAGTAATCTTACAATCATTAAAATTCCTAATACACACACCCATACCGACCGCCATCTGTCGGTCGGGTCACAGCAGTTTCTCGAAGACGACTGCGTCCAGTCCATACCACTCTCCGTCCCCGACGGATTCGAACCCCAGATCCTCGAAGAATGCCCGACTCACGTCGGGCGCGGTCGCGGTCAGCGTCTCGACATCGTGTTCGCGCGCGTGAGTTTCGAGCCGGTCGAGTAGCTGTGTCGCGAAGCCTTCGCGCTGATAGTCCGGGCTCGTGAGTATCGACAGTAGTTCACCATGTTCGCGGTCGAGAACTCCGTACGAGACGGGCGTGATCTCGGTCTCGGCGACGAGCACGCGAGACCTGTCGTTGTCGATCCACGCTGAAAGGTCGTCGTCGACAGTCGCGACGAGGTCGCCGACGGTCTTGCGGTCGTACTCGTCCTGAAACGCAGCCTTGAGCGCCTGTCCGCGGAGGATTCGCAGGCCTGTCTCGTCCTCGGGGTCGGCGTCGCGGATCGTGACCTCCATTATTCTGTCTTCTCAGTTCCAGGACCTTGACCGTCTCGGTCGCCAAGCTATTTTTCCCCGGTTCGCGTGCTGTCCGACATGCGCTACCTCCGCGCGAAACTCGACTTGCCGCCCGAATTACGACACCCGATGCAGGAGTGGATCCGCGAGACGGACCATATCGAGCGCGAGGAACTGCTGACCTGGAACGTCCTCCCAGGGAGAGACCACGAGTACGCGCTGTTCTACGTCGTCGGGGACCAGGACGCCTACCGCGAGGCCGTCCGAGGGGTCGACTCGATATCCGACGTCACGCTCACGACCATCGACGACGGAAGTTTCTACAGCTACGTCTGCCAGCAGACCCGCGAGGCCGACGACGCCTGGCGGATGGTCTTCGCCGACCTGAATCTCGTGGTGATGCCACCCATCGTCTACGACAGTCGTGCTCGGACCCATATGACTATTGTCGGAGAAGCGGAGTCGCTGAGCACGCTGGTCGAGCAACTCGAAGCCGGTCCCGGACTGGGCGTCGAGGTGCTGGAACTGGGCGAATTCGATCGCCGGCACGGGACGATCGCCGGGGACCTGACAGATCGCCAGCTCGAACTGGTCGAGACCGCTGCAGAACTGGGGTACTACGCGGTGCCCCGGGAAGCCTCGCTGGCGGACGTGGCTACCGAGGTTGATGTGGCGCGGAGTACCGCCTCGACAGTGCTTCGCAGGGCAGAGTCGAACGTCATGCAAGCGCTCGTTGGGAACTGAGACTCTACGGCGTCTGTTTTCGGTTCCGGTCACTCGCTGGTCTCTTGATGCGAATAACTGCTGAGCGGCGCGCGCTGGCGAACCCTCGTGGTGAGCCGACGCCGCGCGAGGGATGAGTCCGCGACCGCAGGGAGCGGTCGAATCGGCTGGGGCGGGTGTGGATCACTGTGGGCGAGACTGAGCCGAACGAAGTGAGGCGAGGGTCGAAAGACGAGCGTAGCGAGTCTTTCGGGACTGAAAGGGGCGGGGCTTTCTGGCCGTTCCGAGCTGTGCGTGAACAGACGAGCAGACCCAGAAAGCCCCCGGGCGCTACGGTCCCGCAGCTCGCTGCGCTCCAGCGGATGCTTGCGTCACCGGGGTTCCCGTAGCACCCGGCCCCTTTCAGTCCCACCCTCAGCACTGTAACCAGGCCACACCCTCCCCAGCCGACTCACTCGCCTTCGGTTCGTTCGTCCCTCGCACGATTCTGTCGCGACACGCTCACGGCTTCGCCGTTCGCAACGCGGTCGCAGGCGACCGCGCAGGTCGCGACCGCGTGCGCCAGATGTGGATTCCAAAATCCATGGCCCGCAGAACCATCGATACCAAGAAGACACACCAACTCATTCGCTCCAGTCGCGCGTACTTTTAAGCCCGAACCGCTCACAAGGTGGGATATGTTCGAGAAGGTCCTCGTCGCGAACCGTGGCGAGATCGCCGTGCGCGTGATGCGTGCCTGCGAAGAACTGGGGATCGAGACCGTCGCCGTCTACTCGGACGCCGACAAACACGCGGGGCACGTCCGCTACGCCGACGAAGCCTACAACGTCGGCCCGGCCCGCGCCGCCGACTCCTATCTCGATCAGGACGCCATCGTCGAGGCAGCCCAGAAAGCCGACGCCGACGCGATCCACCCCGGCTACGGCTTCCTCGCGGAAAACGCCGACTTCGCCGCCAAAGTCCAGCAAGCGGACGGGATCACGTGGGTTGGCCCCGACAGCGACGCGATGGAATCGCTCGGCGAGAAGACCAAAGCCCGCAAGATCATGGACAGCGCGGACGTGCCCATCGTCCCCGGGACGACCGACCCCGTCGAGGATCCCGAAGAGGTGATCGAGTTCGGCGAGGAACACGGCTTTCCAGTGGCGATCAAGGCCGAGGGCGGCGGTGGCGGCCGCGGGATGAAGATCGTCGAGAGCGCCGCGGAGGCCGAAGAACAACTGGAAAGCGCCAAACGCGAGGGCGAGGCGTACTTCAGCAACGACTCGGTCTACCTCGAACGCTACCTCGACGGGCCGCGACACATCGAGGTCCAGATTCTGGCGGATCAGCACGACAACGTCCGCCACCTCGGCGAGCGTGACTGTTCGCTCCAGCGTCGCCACCAGAAAGTGATCGAAGAAGGACCGAGTCCGGCCATCGACGACGAGATGCGCGAGCAGATCGGCGAAGCAGCGAGGCGGGGCGTCCGCGAAGCCGACTACACCAACGCCGGCACCGTGGAGTTTCTCGTCTCCGGCGACGAGTTCTACTTCCTCGAAGTCAACACGCGCATCCAAGTCGAGCACACCGTCACCGAGGAGATCACGGGCATCGACATCGTGAAGTGGCAGTTACGTGTGGCGGCAGGCGGGGAGATCGAGTTCGCACAGGACGACGTCGAGGTCGAGGGGCACGCCATGGAGTTCCGGATCAACGCCGAGAACGCCGCCAACCAGTTCGCGCCCCAGACCGGCACCCTCGACACCTACGACCCGCCGGGCGGGATCGGCGTGCGGGTCGACGACGCGCTGCGCCAGTGCGATCGGATCGGCGGCGACTACGACTCGATGGTCGCGAAGTTGATCGTCGAGGCCACCGACCGCGAGGAGTGTCTCGCGCGCTCCCGTCGCGCCCTCGCGGAGTTCGACATCGAGGGACTCGTCACGATCGTCCCGTTCCACAGGCTGATGCTCGAAGACGAGACCTTCTGTGCGGGCGAGCACACGACTGACTACCTCGACGAGCACTTCGACCGCGCGCGGATCGACGAGGCCCAGGAGCGCTGGGGGAGCGAGCCGAGCAGCGAAGACGGAAGCGAAGAGGCCGTCGAACGCGAATTCACAGTCGAAGTCAACGGGAAGCGCTTCGACGTGACTCTCGAAGACCGCGGCGGGCTGACGGTCCCCGCAGGCGGCGAAACTACCAGCGGCGGGGGGAGCGAGTCCTCCGCGGGCCCGCGCCGCCAGGAGAGAGAGTCGGAGAGTGCCGACGGCGTCCCCGGCGAGGGCGAGGAAGTAACCGCGGACATGCAGGGGACCATCCTCAGCGTCGACGTGGCCGAAGGCGACGAGGTCGCGAGCGGAGACGTTCTCTGTGTGCTCGAAGCGATGAAGATGGAGAACGACGTGGTGGCTCCGCGTGGCGGGACGGTCGAGCACGTCGCCGTCAGCGAGGGCGACAGCGTCGACATGGGTGAGACGCTGTTCGTGATCGGCTGAACCGGTCGTCTACGGTGGATTGCGCGCGTTGTTCAACGGATCGTAAGAGTCCGTATGATAGGCGACGCGCCAGAGTCTAAGCACGGCACGAGTGACGAGCGTTTCGGCAGCGTGCTCGATACACGATGCTTCGACATCAGCGGGGTTTGAGGTGGCATCCGGTGGCGGGTGGAAGTGTTCGAGTCCTGGAACGTGAGTAAACTCCCCGCCGTGCGGGTGTTTTCCCCACCTGCAGTTCACGCCAGCGCTATCTGTGTAGTGAAATTTGTAGTCCGACTGGGTCGTCCACTCGACATCGATCCGCGCGGTGTCGGCACTGCAGAGGCCGTCGTCAAGCGGGACCTCCAGAACCGAGGGACCGAGATAGTCATCCAGCGACGGCGATGCGAGCGGTTCCTCTCGCTCGATCGTATCGCGGATGGAACAGAGCGCAGCGCGGTCGATCGGGCCTCTGAGCGAGTGTCCTTCGTCTGCATCGTCACGATCCACCATCGTTCAGACGGGAATACTGTCGTCAGTCGGTCCTGCGTCGCCGTCGACAAACCGCTCGGCGGTCGCGATCGAGAGCGCCGCGTTCGCGAACGCCAGATTTCGACGCGTCGTCTGCCAGTCTCGAAGCGTCTCGGCGTCGATCCGCGACCGAGCGGAATCACGCTCCGAGAGGGTCTGATTCGTCTGCTCGATGGTCAGCTCGTCCGGAGAGGCGACGCCGTACTCTGTCCGATAGTCCTGGAGTTGCTCGCGCATCTCCGTGATACGTGCCCGAAGATCCTCGATCGAGACGTGTTCGAGGATGTCCGCGGCCTGTTCGACCACGAGCGACTCCGGTGACCGTCGATACGTCGTCCCGCCGTGTTCGCCCGTGTCGGTGACGACGAATCCCTCGTCGGCGAGCGCGCTCAGGTGTTTCCGTGCCGTCTTCGGTGTGGTCCGTGCCTCGTCTGCGGCAGTTGCCGCCGAGACAGGTGAATAGGTGTGGGCGATCACCTGGCGAACACGCTCGTAGGGTGTCGTCTCCGACTCCCACTCCTCGCCGACCGCCTCGTTGACGTCCGCGAACTCGTCCGGTGTGAGGTCGTCGCTCATGCCAGCACGAACGAGCTGTGTTAGTATAGTACTTTTGTAAAGTATTATTCTACGCCTACACTCGCTGGCGTCACCCCTTCTCGAACGTAAGCGCCGCGCCAGAATCCAGCACTCACTCTACCAGTGATTCCACGTACTTGGTGACGTGATCGTCAATCCGGCGCTTGAAGCCGGCCTGGCGGGCCAGTCGATCGAGTTCCCGAGAGACCAGGCTCCCGTACTGGACGGCCTTCTTCTCACGAGTGGCCAGCTCCTCGGGGAGCCAGCGCCAGGCCGCCTCCCGGAGGGCGACCTTCCGGGTGTCGCCGTCGACGAGCAACTCCCCGGGCAGGCCGAGCGCGGCCTCGACGACGGCGTCGTGGAGCAGCGGCGCGACGGGCTCGACGCCCGCCGCCCGCAACGTCAGCACGTCACGCTCCAGTTGGTCGGGCAACGTCTCGATCACCTCGCGGGTGGCTCCCCGAACAGTATCGGCCTCGGTCCGAGGGTCGTCAGGCGCTTTCGCGACCTTGGCGTAGCCGCCGAACAGTTCGTCCGCGCCCTGGCCCACTGCGAGTCGGTCGAACCCGTCGCTGGCGACGCGCTCGCCGACCAGATACAGCGCGAGCGCGATCTGGACATCCATCGCGTTCGTCCGTCCCGTGGCGGCGACGATCTCCGGGACTGCACGCTCGATGTCGTCGTGAGTTACTTCGATGACAGTCAACTCCTTATCGAGCAGTTCGGAACCTGATCGTGCAGCCTCGACATCGTGGCTGTCAGGGAACCCGGCGACGTACAGCGGGACGTCGAGGGCGGCGGCGACCAGTGCGGAGTCCACGCCACCGGAAAAAGCGACGGCTAGCCCTTCGGTGTCGACCGTCGCGAACGAGCGTTCTAGCGCCGAGCGGACAGCCGCGACGCCCTCGTCAGGGTCGGCAAGCGAGGGGTCCGGGAGATCACACCAGCGTTCGAAACCATCGTCGGTCCGGATGTGTCCGGCCGGGAACGACGACGGATCGTCGAGGTCGGCGGGATCGAACGCCCAGCCCTCGTCGTCGACGAACAGCGGATAGCGCCCGATGACGTCCCGGACGAGATAGTCGTCGACCTGACCGGCAAAGCCGTTCGTTCCGGGCAGGGC
The Halapricum salinum genome window above contains:
- a CDS encoding GNAT family N-acetyltransferase: MEVTIRDADPEDETGLRILRGQALKAAFQDEYDRKTVGDLVATVDDDLSAWIDNDRSRVLVAETEITPVSYGVLDREHGELLSILTSPDYQREGFATQLLDRLETHAREHDVETLTATAPDVSRAFFEDLGFESVGDGEWYGLDAVVFEKLL
- a CDS encoding helix-turn-helix domain-containing protein, which encodes MRYLRAKLDLPPELRHPMQEWIRETDHIEREELLTWNVLPGRDHEYALFYVVGDQDAYREAVRGVDSISDVTLTTIDDGSFYSYVCQQTREADDAWRMVFADLNLVVMPPIVYDSRARTHMTIVGEAESLSTLVEQLEAGPGLGVEVLELGEFDRRHGTIAGDLTDRQLELVETAAELGYYAVPREASLADVATEVDVARSTASTVLRRAESNVMQALVGN
- a CDS encoding DUF7342 family protein gives rise to the protein MSDDLTPDEFADVNEAVGEEWESETTPYERVRQVIAHTYSPVSAATAADEARTTPKTARKHLSALADEGFVVTDTGEHGGTTYRRSPESLVVEQAADILEHVSIEDLRARITEMREQLQDYRTEYGVASPDELTIEQTNQTLSERDSARSRIDAETLRDWQTTRRNLAFANAALSIATAERFVDGDAGPTDDSIPV
- a CDS encoding acetyl-CoA carboxylase biotin carboxylase subunit, producing the protein MFEKVLVANRGEIAVRVMRACEELGIETVAVYSDADKHAGHVRYADEAYNVGPARAADSYLDQDAIVEAAQKADADAIHPGYGFLAENADFAAKVQQADGITWVGPDSDAMESLGEKTKARKIMDSADVPIVPGTTDPVEDPEEVIEFGEEHGFPVAIKAEGGGGGRGMKIVESAAEAEEQLESAKREGEAYFSNDSVYLERYLDGPRHIEVQILADQHDNVRHLGERDCSLQRRHQKVIEEGPSPAIDDEMREQIGEAARRGVREADYTNAGTVEFLVSGDEFYFLEVNTRIQVEHTVTEEITGIDIVKWQLRVAAGGEIEFAQDDVEVEGHAMEFRINAENAANQFAPQTGTLDTYDPPGGIGVRVDDALRQCDRIGGDYDSMVAKLIVEATDREECLARSRRALAEFDIEGLVTIVPFHRLMLEDETFCAGEHTTDYLDEHFDRARIDEAQERWGSEPSSEDGSEEAVEREFTVEVNGKRFDVTLEDRGGLTVPAGGETTSGGGSESSAGPRRQERESESADGVPGEGEEVTADMQGTILSVDVAEGDEVASGDVLCVLEAMKMENDVVAPRGGTVEHVAVSEGDSVDMGETLFVIG
- a CDS encoding asparagine synthase C-terminal domain-containing protein; protein product: MHGSSPDIVRSAVERGDALPGTNGFAGQVDDYLVRDVIGRYPLFVDDEGWAFDPADLDDPSSFPAGHIRTDDGFERWCDLPDPSLADPDEGVAAVRSALERSFATVDTEGLAVAFSGGVDSALVAAALDVPLYVAGFPDSHDVEAARSGSELLDKELTVIEVTHDDIERAVPEIVAATGRTNAMDVQIALALYLVGERVASDGFDRLAVGQGADELFGGYAKVAKAPDDPRTEADTVRGATREVIETLPDQLERDVLTLRAAGVEPVAPLLHDAVVEAALGLPGELLVDGDTRKVALREAAWRWLPEELATREKKAVQYGSLVSRELDRLARQAGFKRRIDDHVTKYVESLVE
- the gltB gene encoding glutamate synthase large subunit, with product MKRTVDGATENGLYDPSGQKANCGVGVVLDLSGDREHEIIEDGLDLLENLDHRGARGAEPNTGDGAGILIQKPHDFFTDEVDGLGEFDDYGVGVVFFPKDEPSEELRDLIEEAADEEGFDVTAWRDVPTNNESLGETARATEPDVKQFFVEPQADLEAEEIDSGLYILRRVIENRVEDQRPAGSDRFYICSLDRRKTVYKGLLTNAQVREYYPELGDERVVSRLAFVHSRFSTNTLGAWELAHPYRNIIHNGEINTLRGNLNWMQAREAELESPEFGDEIDKLKPITDEDQSDTAVVDNVLELLVEGGRSMPHALRMLVPEAWEQDDQLSADREDWYRYHSTINEPWDGPALIAYTDGYKVGAVLDRNGLRPCRYVVTEDDRLVMASETGALEVEEDNVVHKDRLQPGQMFYADPDEGGIVSDDDIFDRLTDEKYGEWLDEHEVHLEDLDGGTEETPTYVDDEITAYQRAFGYTLDHVERLVEPMAEKGKDPVGAMGNDTPLAVLSSRNKTLFTYFKQLFAQVSNPPIDYIREETVTSLEQHVGHQRNLLGETPEHCRQLYLESPILTRQQQAKVTDIDRNGITAETIDITYEKGTDLETAVDEIREEAAAAVENGTEMLVLSDRNTGPDRVPIPSLLATGGVHHHLVREGLRTRTGLVVESGQPCAVHHFCTLVGYGADAVTPYLAYETIENLVHEDIVDEEIDDALEHYRHAIEDGIQKVMSKMGISTLESYKGAQIFEAVGLDSDFVEEYFRGTENRTEGIGLEELEHDVLERHEYGFEAQISGSLHLDQGGELNWRRDGEFHQWNPSTIGTLQDATQNDDYEAYKEFASMINDQEERLQTLRGLLDFDTEERESIPIEEVQPVEEITQRFFSGSMSFGSLSKEAHETLAAGMNRVGGFAGTGEGGEPVERFGTERECANKQVASGRFGVTSYYLANAEMLEIKMAQGSKPGEGGHLPGEKVNEIIADTRSTTPGVPLISPPPHHDIYSIEDLAQLIHDLKCSNKDAGVHVKLVSEAGVGVIAAGVSKGKADSVLISGASGGTGASPQTSIKNAGLPWELGLAEAQQVLVENGLRSRIKVRVDGGMKTGRDVLVGALLGAEEYGFGTAPLITCGCLMLRQCHNNTCSVGVATQDEDLRERFPGDPEYVANYMRHMAQEVREYLAELGFESIEEAIGRVDLLEQKDIEHPKAKHVDLSELLWEPTGDDLQKTTEQNHGLDEKLDQELLAEAEPAIENGEGVSIDLRAGNEDRTLGAMLASEVSKNHGEDGLPEDTIDIDVEGTGGQSFGAFLTNGITMHLEGDANDYCGKGLSGGKLVVETPEDASYEADENILIGNVALYGATDGEAYFNGQGGERFAVRNSGVKTVVEGVGDHGCEYMTGGIAVILGDTGKNFGAGMSGGEAYVLDESDDFEDNVNKDMVSLEAVESERDVQMIKRMIENHVRYTGSEKGQEVLDNFEAYLDQFVKVMPDAYAAVVEERLADGEDIRISPPESPKTTATPTEGDD